The Chryseobacterium indicum genome includes a window with the following:
- a CDS encoding GPW/gp25 family protein: MEKNNFLGKGWGFPPTFNPIINTVEMVADEQDIHQSLQILLSTQLTERVMRSDFGCDLTPMLFENITVTLLTKIKGIIEHAILLYEPRIDLNNIYFGAESNELQGIVMIEIEYTIRATNSRHNYVFPYYLEEGTFIKT, encoded by the coding sequence ATGGAAAAAAATAATTTTTTAGGGAAAGGATGGGGATTTCCTCCCACTTTTAATCCTATCATTAATACTGTGGAAATGGTTGCAGATGAGCAAGATATACACCAAAGTTTACAGATATTATTAAGCACACAATTAACAGAAAGGGTAATGCGTTCGGATTTTGGGTGCGATCTTACCCCAATGTTATTCGAGAATATAACAGTTACCCTACTCACGAAAATTAAAGGCATTATAGAGCACGCTATCTTACTGTACGAACCTAGAATTGATTTGAATAATATTTATTTCGGAGCGGAAAGCAACGAATTACAAGGAATTGTAATGATAGAAATAGAGTACACCATTCGTGCTACCAATTCCAGACACAATTATGTATTCCCGTATTACTTAGAAGAAGGAACTTTTATTAAAACTTAA
- a CDS encoding PAAR domain-containing protein, giving the protein MPLAARTNDMHVCPLTTGTVPHVGGPILPGGNATVLIGGTPASVVGDSCVCTGPPDSIVQGSSSVLIGGVPAARMGDSTAHGGKIVMGCPTVIIGG; this is encoded by the coding sequence ATGCCTTTAGCAGCAAGAACAAACGATATGCACGTGTGTCCTCTTACCACAGGAACAGTTCCGCACGTAGGAGGTCCAATATTACCAGGAGGAAATGCTACTGTTTTAATAGGCGGAACACCCGCATCTGTGGTAGGAGATAGTTGTGTATGCACAGGTCCTCCAGATTCCATAGTACAAGGTTCGTCCAGCGTATTAATAGGAGGAGTTCCTGCGGCAAGGATGGGAGATTCTACAGCGCACGGTGGAAAAATCGTAATGGGATGTCCAACGGTAATTATAGGAGGCTAA
- a CDS encoding phage baseplate assembly protein V produces the protein MPVPSYIPTDDLLKLEFLVDEVNNGLDGLLKEGQVTFELNKIPFAKFTFVASNPDLGSKAKLPTDELKKEQKITVKITSDNQPQILFKGFIKSIEKKIGEDCTVVKIECKDEAYQLTSIPQEEDNGNDNFITKLNQFLRTAKVLNKIETEEKDWEKEMITRNPHTHSWDYLVGFLDSIGVMAAVRNGEFFVFDALSKKEVKEKYTAENGVNVFTFSGTEDESKKLSKASIEYWDSSSQKMEKKEENQGAKENIKRVTLNESRFLATTITRMAKTYIQKSNLAVIQAQLTTFGNLMAKAGDFLICKKVNEEIDDEKLLIRKEHHTFENNYWKTEYSLGLESEQTFAETTSSSIPAQQAQTGQTNSLSGLQIGIVTQIEEDPNNQFRIKVRIPTISESGEGVWARLATLFAGNEMGSFFIPNVNDEVIVGCLGNNPDTPIILGSLYSSQNAMPFPIDKENYTKAFVTKEGTKIQLDDEKKSVELSTKKGNKLLISDDEKGFLLEDENGNKLMMNSDGITLESSKDIILKATKDFKIIGAKGEISANANLDIKGSIIKLN, from the coding sequence ATGCCTGTTCCTTCCTACATACCAACTGATGATCTCTTAAAACTGGAGTTTTTAGTAGACGAGGTAAACAACGGATTGGATGGTTTGCTTAAAGAAGGGCAAGTCACTTTCGAGTTGAACAAAATTCCTTTTGCTAAATTCACTTTTGTGGCGTCCAATCCAGATTTGGGTTCTAAAGCGAAATTGCCAACAGACGAGCTGAAAAAAGAACAAAAAATCACGGTAAAAATAACAAGTGACAATCAGCCTCAGATATTGTTTAAAGGATTTATAAAATCTATCGAAAAAAAAATAGGAGAGGATTGTACTGTTGTGAAGATAGAATGCAAGGACGAAGCCTATCAACTTACTAGCATTCCTCAAGAAGAGGACAACGGGAACGATAATTTTATCACCAAACTCAATCAGTTTTTAAGAACAGCAAAAGTGCTTAACAAAATAGAAACAGAAGAAAAAGATTGGGAAAAGGAAATGATAACCCGCAATCCTCATACGCATTCTTGGGATTATTTGGTCGGTTTTCTAGATTCTATAGGAGTGATGGCAGCAGTAAGAAATGGCGAATTTTTCGTCTTCGATGCCTTAAGTAAAAAAGAGGTTAAAGAAAAATACACCGCAGAAAACGGGGTTAATGTCTTTACATTTTCTGGAACCGAAGACGAATCTAAAAAATTAAGCAAAGCATCTATTGAATATTGGGATTCTTCTTCTCAAAAAATGGAAAAAAAAGAAGAAAATCAAGGCGCCAAAGAAAATATCAAAAGAGTTACCCTTAACGAAAGCAGATTTTTGGCTACCACCATTACAAGGATGGCAAAAACCTACATCCAAAAGAGTAATCTAGCTGTAATACAAGCCCAGCTCACTACTTTTGGGAATTTGATGGCTAAAGCTGGAGATTTTTTAATTTGTAAAAAAGTAAATGAAGAAATAGATGATGAAAAACTCCTTATTCGTAAAGAACATCACACTTTCGAGAATAATTACTGGAAAACAGAATATTCTTTAGGACTGGAGTCGGAACAAACTTTTGCAGAAACTACATCTTCTTCCATACCCGCTCAACAAGCACAAACAGGACAAACCAATTCTCTTAGCGGACTGCAAATAGGGATTGTTACCCAAATAGAAGAAGATCCTAATAACCAATTTAGGATAAAAGTGAGAATACCAACCATTTCCGAAAGTGGAGAAGGCGTTTGGGCAAGATTGGCAACACTTTTTGCAGGGAACGAAATGGGGAGTTTTTTTATCCCCAATGTAAATGATGAAGTGATTGTAGGTTGTTTAGGAAATAATCCAGATACTCCAATTATACTGGGAAGTTTATACAGTTCGCAAAATGCGATGCCGTTTCCGATTGACAAAGAAAATTATACGAAAGCCTTTGTAACCAAAGAAGGTACAAAAATACAGTTAGACGATGAGAAAAAATCTGTTGAGCTCAGTACAAAAAAAGGAAATAAACTTTTGATAAGCGACGACGAAAAAGGTTTTCTCCTAGAAGACGAAAACGGAAATAAACTAATGATGAACTCCGACGGAATTACCCTAGAAAGTAGCAAAGATATTATCCTAAAAGCTACAAAAGATTTTAAAATAATAGGGGCAAAAGGCGAGATTTCTGCCAATGCCAATTTAGATATTAAAGGATCAATCATAAAACTCAATTAA
- a CDS encoding DUF5908 family protein: MAIQIKELHIKVKIEEEVTNSATSQPLSPVKLQELKSQLIKECTKEVLEKLKEKTER; encoded by the coding sequence ATGGCAATCCAGATTAAAGAATTACACATTAAAGTGAAGATAGAAGAAGAGGTAACAAATTCTGCAACCTCGCAACCGCTAAGTCCAGTAAAATTACAGGAATTAAAATCGCAACTCATTAAAGAGTGTACAAAAGAAGTATTGGAAAAACTGAAAGAAAAAACGGAAAGATGA
- a CDS encoding phage tail protein — protein sequence MPESNPIPSFYFSVIFELLPQFSVDTKFQSVTGLKVTMETESYTEGGQNKFKHTLPLRSGYENLVLKRGLTSDMSGLSMWCNQALEEFVFYPANLVVSLLNEKGNPLKVWYISHAIPLSYEFSDFNAEENKMVIETITLKYNFFKELPVPNF from the coding sequence ATGCCTGAAAGCAATCCTATTCCCAGTTTTTATTTTTCTGTAATTTTTGAATTATTGCCACAATTTAGTGTAGATACAAAATTTCAGAGTGTTACAGGCTTAAAGGTAACTATGGAAACCGAATCTTATACGGAAGGCGGACAAAATAAATTCAAACATACTTTGCCGCTACGTTCTGGGTACGAAAATTTGGTATTAAAAAGAGGGTTAACATCGGATATGTCGGGCTTATCTATGTGGTGCAACCAAGCTTTGGAAGAGTTTGTTTTTTATCCAGCCAATCTGGTGGTTTCATTATTAAACGAAAAAGGAAACCCTCTCAAAGTTTGGTACATATCACACGCTATTCCTCTCAGTTACGAGTTTAGCGATTTCAATGCAGAGGAAAACAAAATGGTAATAGAAACCATTACCCTGAAGTATAATTTTTTTAAAGAACTTCCGGTACCTAATTTTTAA
- a CDS encoding phage tail protein gives MPNTDFPLPKFHFSVEWGGSKIAFTEVSGLNKEMDVIEHRVGSSPEFFKKKMPGLLKLSNITLKKGVFAGDNEFYDWYNTVALNTVERRNITISLLDENHEPKVVWKVKDCFIVSLKCTDMKSDANEAAIDTVEIANHGFTIEHV, from the coding sequence ATGCCAAATACAGATTTTCCGCTACCAAAGTTTCACTTCAGTGTAGAATGGGGCGGTAGCAAAATAGCTTTTACAGAAGTTTCCGGATTAAACAAAGAAATGGATGTTATTGAACATCGTGTCGGTTCAAGTCCAGAATTCTTTAAAAAGAAAATGCCTGGATTGCTTAAACTAAGCAATATTACCCTAAAAAAAGGAGTTTTTGCGGGAGATAATGAATTTTACGACTGGTACAATACAGTTGCATTAAATACCGTAGAACGCCGCAACATTACCATCTCTTTATTAGACGAAAACCACGAGCCAAAAGTGGTATGGAAAGTAAAAGACTGTTTTATCGTTTCGTTAAAATGCACCGATATGAAATCGGATGCCAACGAAGCTGCAATAGATACAGTGGAAATAGCCAATCACGGATTTACCATAGAACACGTATAA
- a CDS encoding phage tail sheath C-terminal domain-containing protein, with translation MNISSIKTPGVYIDEKDAFPPSIANVATAIPAFVGFTEKASKKNDPIKITSLLEYEQIFGGAAEPKDVTVVLDANNQPTDECKVTESDYKLYNSLRLFYANGGGICYIVSVGLYGEAITKDVFIAGLKELEKKDEPTLFLFPDAVSLPSVEDLSEVQKAALTQCNDLMDRFTIMDVKQTSEVNKKDLDVSSEKFRTAVGNQFLKYGAAYYPYLQANFPYQFRFNYIDKQVDFSDKYKNDDKIVKLLKEFKELYSEVYNDGYELKWKNLDKNKVNVGFEDDDPTKHLNVNEYVDKIWNLLGLFKNLNSVSNTSYKNYLTDLVKVNLKGCAQQLIDFKAEFDTLLVQTVESKDIVALTPFGDVTRVLDNNEKSLVNNTSFDVNVWGNFSATDKYKDKLNIKLLDEDGNEIKDGADSLKIINIQLIQAELDKILVNVISTMDSVMSAISNYILEEERKLITQLPLFKLITDKLSQKLNTVPPSGAIAGIYAQTDATRGVWKAPANVSVNGILGLTDDINDRDQQEMNIHETGKSINAIRKFTGRGTLVWGARTLDGNSNDWRYVNVRRLANMIEEATKKACMQFVFEPNVAQTWMNVKGMIENYLTTLWNDGALAGAKPEHAFFVAVGLNQTMSAQDILEGRLIVKIGYAPSRPAEFIILEFKQMQQKS, from the coding sequence ATGAATATTAGCTCAATTAAAACACCAGGAGTGTACATCGACGAGAAAGATGCATTTCCTCCTTCTATTGCCAATGTGGCAACCGCCATCCCTGCATTTGTAGGATTTACAGAAAAAGCTTCCAAAAAAAACGACCCTATTAAGATTACTTCTTTGTTGGAGTACGAACAAATTTTTGGAGGAGCAGCAGAACCTAAAGACGTAACCGTAGTTTTAGATGCAAACAACCAACCCACCGACGAATGCAAGGTTACAGAAAGCGATTATAAACTCTACAACAGTTTACGGCTTTTTTATGCCAATGGTGGCGGAATTTGCTATATCGTTTCTGTTGGATTATACGGAGAAGCTATCACAAAAGATGTATTTATAGCAGGCTTAAAAGAATTAGAAAAAAAAGACGAACCTACATTATTTTTATTTCCGGATGCAGTAAGCCTTCCATCGGTAGAAGATCTAAGTGAAGTGCAAAAAGCGGCATTAACACAATGTAACGATCTTATGGATAGGTTTACCATTATGGATGTAAAGCAAACTAGCGAAGTAAACAAAAAGGATTTGGATGTAAGTTCCGAAAAATTCAGAACAGCAGTTGGAAACCAATTTCTAAAATATGGAGCAGCTTATTATCCTTATTTACAAGCTAATTTTCCGTATCAATTTAGATTTAATTACATAGATAAGCAGGTGGATTTTTCAGATAAATATAAAAACGATGATAAAATTGTAAAATTATTAAAGGAATTTAAAGAGTTGTATTCTGAAGTATATAACGATGGCTATGAACTTAAATGGAAAAATCTAGATAAAAATAAAGTTAATGTTGGATTTGAAGATGATGATCCTACAAAACATTTAAATGTAAATGAATATGTAGATAAAATATGGAATTTATTAGGACTTTTCAAAAATTTAAACTCTGTATCTAATACTTCGTATAAAAATTATCTTACAGATTTGGTTAAGGTCAATTTAAAAGGTTGCGCTCAACAGCTTATTGATTTTAAGGCGGAGTTTGATACTTTATTGGTTCAAACGGTTGAAAGTAAAGATATTGTAGCTTTAACTCCATTTGGGGACGTAACCCGAGTTTTGGATAATAATGAAAAATCTCTTGTAAATAATACTTCTTTTGATGTAAATGTATGGGGAAATTTTTCTGCCACAGATAAATATAAAGACAAATTGAATATTAAATTACTGGATGAGGATGGAAACGAAATAAAAGATGGAGCGGATAGTTTAAAAATTATTAATATTCAACTTATTCAAGCCGAATTAGACAAGATATTAGTAAATGTAATTTCAACGATGGATTCGGTAATGAGTGCTATTTCAAATTATATTTTAGAAGAAGAAAGAAAATTAATCACTCAGCTCCCTTTATTCAAACTAATAACAGATAAACTTTCCCAAAAACTGAACACCGTTCCTCCTTCTGGAGCCATTGCAGGAATTTATGCACAAACAGACGCTACAAGAGGCGTTTGGAAAGCTCCTGCTAACGTAAGTGTTAACGGAATATTAGGCTTAACGGATGATATTAATGATCGGGATCAACAGGAAATGAACATCCACGAGACAGGAAAATCCATCAACGCCATCCGAAAATTTACAGGAAGAGGCACCCTCGTTTGGGGAGCCAGAACACTAGACGGAAACAGCAACGATTGGCGATACGTTAATGTAAGACGTTTAGCAAATATGATAGAAGAAGCCACCAAGAAAGCCTGTATGCAGTTTGTTTTCGAGCCCAATGTAGCCCAAACTTGGATGAACGTAAAAGGAATGATCGAAAATTATTTAACAACGCTTTGGAACGATGGTGCATTAGCAGGAGCAAAACCAGAACACGCATTTTTTGTCGCAGTAGGACTTAACCAGACGATGTCGGCACAAGATATTTTGGAAGGAAGACTTATCGTAAAAATAGGTTATGCCCCATCAAGACCTGCGGAATTCATCATTTTGGAATTCAAACAAATGCAACAAAAATCTTAA
- a CDS encoding DUF4255 domain-containing protein, whose product MKITEFLSKLVAAINAEITGTPIVELANIATLNDGDEFLSSKSSIILSIVNIEEDKILKNQTLYKKYIPESDTIAKYRNPTQNLILSLLFTSYNIKQSDYDTGIEKLEVVIRYLQNNRVFYWQPSNNNLLKDEPKSDHEKFIFEIVSLKIDQLNQMWSYLGSKYMPSVLYQVRMIPIQKEESLKNKKVIKSSEVQLWENDKEDLAGLLESGEYKIEDEKLPKEDWKIVPVEKK is encoded by the coding sequence ATGAAAATCACAGAGTTCCTTTCAAAACTTGTTGCTGCAATTAATGCAGAAATAACAGGAACACCAATTGTTGAACTGGCAAATATTGCTACGCTTAATGATGGAGATGAATTTCTTTCTTCCAAATCTTCCATTATTTTATCTATTGTAAATATAGAAGAAGATAAAATACTAAAAAATCAGACTTTATATAAAAAATATATTCCGGAAAGCGATACCATAGCAAAATACAGAAATCCTACACAGAATTTAATTTTATCACTTCTGTTCACATCTTATAACATAAAACAATCCGATTACGATACAGGAATAGAAAAATTAGAAGTGGTAATTAGATACCTTCAAAACAACCGGGTTTTTTATTGGCAGCCTTCCAATAATAATTTATTGAAAGATGAACCAAAAAGCGATCATGAAAAGTTCATTTTTGAAATTGTAAGCCTAAAAATCGATCAACTGAATCAGATGTGGTCTTATCTCGGATCAAAATATATGCCTTCAGTTTTGTATCAGGTGAGGATGATCCCTATCCAAAAGGAAGAAAGTCTTAAGAATAAAAAAGTTATTAAAAGCTCTGAAGTTCAATTGTGGGAAAATGACAAAGAAGATTTGGCAGGATTATTAGAAAGCGGAGAATATAAAATTGAGGACGAAAAGTTACCCAAAGAAGATTGGAAAATAGTTCCCGTAGAAAAAAAATAA
- a CDS encoding IS5 family transposase, with amino-acid sequence MLGKNPEKKPELFRPMLVDFIDHEHELVLLSEKIDWNYFEKEFSPLYSKVGNPSHPIRFMVGCLLLKHLYNLGDETLEKAWIMNPYMQHFCGRVFFEHEFPCDPSNFVHFRKRIGEKGIEKIFAYSVRMHDAKTNTSNFVLSDTTVQENNTSFPTDAKLCKKVIDYCNKIAGNEGIKQRQRYTKVSKQMVRNTYNGKHPKRAKAARKSQRQLKTIAMRLIRELQRNFNAEQQEFYKDLMTLYTKVVTQKRNDADKIYSIHKPFTRCIAKGKAHSQYEFGNKVGLITTANKGKKIILGIKAFLQTPYDGHTIEPLLEQMETGGQKLPKELVYDRGGRGKSEIKGVKISIPSTPRKKDTAYQKQTKRKKFRTRAAIEPIIGHLKTDFRLAKNYFMGETGPQINALLAATAWNMKKMMELLKQKIIFLFYKIQIMLFSNPVFKNKLNSGFC; translated from the coding sequence ATGTTGGGGAAAAATCCAGAAAAGAAGCCAGAATTATTCCGCCCAATGTTGGTGGATTTTATTGACCACGAGCATGAACTTGTTCTACTTTCAGAAAAAATAGATTGGAATTATTTTGAGAAAGAATTTTCGCCCTTGTATTCCAAAGTGGGCAATCCGAGCCATCCGATTCGGTTTATGGTGGGTTGTTTGCTACTGAAACATTTGTATAATTTGGGCGATGAGACGTTGGAAAAAGCCTGGATCATGAATCCTTATATGCAGCATTTTTGTGGCAGGGTTTTCTTTGAACACGAATTTCCTTGTGACCCGAGTAATTTTGTTCATTTCCGAAAAAGAATTGGCGAAAAAGGTATCGAAAAAATCTTTGCCTACAGCGTAAGAATGCACGATGCCAAGACGAACACCTCAAATTTTGTTTTGTCCGATACTACCGTTCAGGAGAATAATACCTCTTTTCCTACCGATGCAAAATTGTGCAAAAAAGTGATTGATTATTGCAACAAAATAGCCGGAAATGAAGGCATAAAACAAAGACAACGCTACACAAAAGTCAGCAAACAAATGGTGCGCAACACCTACAACGGAAAACATCCCAAGCGGGCAAAAGCGGCAAGGAAATCTCAAAGACAGCTCAAAACCATCGCCATGAGACTGATTCGTGAATTGCAACGGAATTTTAATGCAGAACAGCAAGAATTTTATAAAGATTTAATGACATTGTACACCAAGGTTGTCACACAAAAAAGAAACGATGCCGATAAAATTTACAGCATTCACAAGCCTTTTACCCGATGTATTGCCAAAGGAAAAGCGCATAGCCAGTATGAATTTGGGAATAAGGTAGGTTTGATAACCACCGCCAACAAAGGCAAGAAAATTATTCTCGGGATTAAAGCATTTTTGCAAACTCCTTACGATGGTCACACCATAGAACCACTTTTGGAACAGATGGAAACCGGTGGTCAAAAGCTCCCAAAAGAACTCGTTTACGATAGAGGTGGCAGAGGAAAATCAGAAATAAAGGGCGTGAAAATCTCCATCCCAAGCACTCCAAGAAAAAAAGACACTGCTTATCAAAAGCAGACAAAGCGCAAAAAATTTAGAACCAGAGCGGCAATAGAACCTATCATCGGACATTTAAAAACCGATTTTAGGCTGGCAAAAAATTACTTCATGGGAGAAACGGGACCACAAATCAATGCATTACTAGCTGCAACCGCTTGGAACATGAAGAAAATGATGGAACTACTGAAACAGAAAATTATTTTCTTATTTTATAAGATACAAATTATGCTGTTTTCTAATCCTGTTTTTAAAAATAAATTAAATAGTGGGTTTTGTTAA